Below is a genomic region from Argiope bruennichi chromosome 11, qqArgBrue1.1, whole genome shotgun sequence.
aagtaataatatttataaacaattataatacaaACAGTATTTTTCAACAGAAGACACTCTTTATGTTTTATCAATGATAAGAATCCATGTATTAAAAATTAGACATGCACTCAAAACtacaagaaatattgaaaatatatatatatatatatatatatataaatttccttaACATACTATTCTTAAAAATATCCTGAGTTGCTCTTGTAGACAGTCGAGTTAACTGTCGACGACTGAAGGAAGATGAGCTAGCATTAAATGTGTATTTGTTCCAGTCTATCACAGGAACAGGGTATACGTTCTGGGGGGTAgggaaatctatttttttcccttgttgGAGGCATTCCACAAAACCAATTGGATCTGCTAAAGCCTTTTCTTTCAATTCATGGAGCTTGTCTAAATCTTTGATTGCTCTTGCCTTCTGGGCTTCAAGCACAGTAACAGCCTGTAAATTGAAATATAgcctgtaatttaaaataaagatgaaggaaattaaataaaagcatttgtcATACTATTTGTTTTTGTTGTACTTAGAGAGGAACATCTCAAAATGACTGccaaataaaaagttatagtCTGTGAAATCACAcacaaatgaaataatgtttctaTGTATCTTTagaatttcatgaaattcaacaaatttcacatcaaatacaaattttcattacatataattttcatagtatttagaacttaattttttataattgtacagTATCAGTTCAAAATCTTAGGGCAAACTTTAAGGTAAAATTAAGCTTATTTGCTTTCAATTCTACATATTGGATTATGACtgtcttaataaatattaaatcagcaAAATCTATCTACATTTTATGATTCTCGAAGAAGAAAACCAAAGCCTAACATTATTACTTtgctaaacaaattaaataataaactaatttaaaattataacattcattCTTCCAATGGACACATTACAGGAAATTATgatatcaaaaacatattttcaaaattatttcacaaatccACAACTGAAGTGCCTGATTAAACAGCTTTcccaattataaaaattcattttgactaGACATACCTCTTGAATtcaatattacattaatttttgtatCTTCACAGTATGTGATAAAGAgggaaatgaataatttgaaaaatgattggaAATATGTAAATTGGTAATGGTATGAAGAAATAAAGAGGATTTTGTCAGAGAGGTCagtaaaaaagttattgaaagaagtatttttgtagttgaatgttattattattaataacttccACAtcaatacagtagactcccgattatccgcgggcgggttatccgcgcctaccgcacaaagttttttttttttgactgattttttcaaaaaggtgcagttttacagttatgcttttgtaattacataatacattaaagtattaaaactgtacatatgtattaatttttctatgtatcCTTGACGGCTCTCGTAAATACaaaacacttttctgttttcactaacaaaatgcaatttaggttagttttgagtgatatactaaaatattaagcgttagttaaacatcctgctgtttattttacgttttattgtacataaaacgatttttcaaagttggaatgactgctttcttttttgctatacccgtttttagcttttttcggattatccacgatttttgttatccacagcggccgcgccacccaattccgcggataatcgggagtgtactgtagtttcAAACTTTTGGTGTGAAAGAGTTGACTGGCAATCATATTTATTAACCAGATATATTTGCTTTGTGGTAATCAGGCATAGATAAAATTGATTTGACTCCCATTCTATTTTCACTAAATTGTCACACTCTTTTTCACTAGATTTACACCTATTTTGCTTTCAttccatttctaaataaaacttaaagaaCTGCAATTTTCTTTAGCTGAAAAAAACAAACTCAAGCAATATGGCATTCTattcacagatttaaaaaaaaaaattcttaatctcttattctttgaaataggtagaataaaatatactttattattatttttttaacaatgttttactaaaagtgattttcagtaaattaaataaaattaaattcagtaaattaataaGACGTATATGAcaagtaaatgaattttagttaTAACAAGAACACTTTTATCCTCCCAAATTTTGATGTTGGTAAAAGatgatttgttaaaataactTCAGGAACTTATATAACCTAGTTCCACAATTTTtcatattgtattatataaactttaattttaagtaattttttttaaatcctcatttttattgaaattataataaaaccataaattttataagatttattaatttttttaatgtagataaTCCAGAGCATTGtatgcaaaaattttatcttaaaaatataagtttgtgAACTCATACACTATAAGTTGTAACATTTTTATAGTAATGTCAGAGTAGCTATAATATTACCAGAGACTGCTGAAAACTAGATATCTACCCTTAAAAGATGGAGTGGtagcaaaattcatatttttacaaattattaatttaactttaaatattcaaaaatcagtATAATTAAAGGAAACCATCACCAATGTgagaattaaaatcttattattccCTTTTATAACGAGATTTTATACACATTCATTCCtataaaagattttgtaaaaaatattaaatccttcacaaaataataattaaaaaaaataaccctcACTTTTAGAAGTTCTTTATAATCATTGTTGTTTTTCAATGCAGGATGatcagaatcaaaataaaattcttcaaaagtttcaaaattcgtCTCTTGGGTATCTTCAGAAAGATCTTTTATCTCTGAAGGTTTCAAAATATTAGTCATAGCATCTTCATTCAGAGTACTTGACGATGTACCCGCTATACTATCATAAGTGCTGTCATCCCAGAAATCTGGAGGTTCAACTTTAATGCACATTTGGTCCATTGTTTGAACAAGCTGTAAAtgaccaaaaataaatttttgcttgctaatcaataaaaaattcttttcaaacacAAGGGAACTTTTTTTAAGGCATATCATTCATAGAACGAAAGCACTGACAATCGAAGCATTTTAGCTACATTTGCTTTCACATTTTTTCCTTTCACACAAACAGTTGTTTTTGTTGACAGTTACAGTGTAGAATCAAGTAAACCAACTTTTCAATTCACAAAGGTCTCATGTGAAACGCagaatactatttttttctgaaaagatgTACCggaggaattatttattaaatatcttgaaaaagaatctaattatttcttattctttatagaaatatatatttaagcataAACTGCTTTTTAGTAATTAAAGAATTCATTACATATGAATGCGtttcaaagaaaagtttattattcattttccattttaaaaagttatattgattacaaattattttttgaatgaaataaatatagcccccccccctctctctctgtTGCGAATTTCTTGGTATTGAGGTTTTGTCGACATTTCATcatgagaaaaaattctttactataACTTCAACTATAGTTTAAGTGTCGTCGTTGTATCGGTGAAACCGAATTTGTCAACTTTGTTATTGAGGCTTTAAAAGTGTGAGTAGCAGAATTGTCACTCTCGTTCGGGCAGCTAGTGCGCGAAAATGTTTAGTTGGTTAAGTAAAGATGAAGGGCGTCGAAGAGAGCCGGAACTTTATAATACAGTTGTGGATGGCCttagaaagatttataaaaataaaattcttccatTAGAAGAACACTATTTGTTTCACGAATTCCATTCGCCTCCTTTAGATGATCCCGATTTTGATGCGAAACCCATGATACTTCTTGTCGGCCAGTACTCAACTGGTAAAACAACTTTCATTAAGTACTTACTGGAAAAAGATTTTCCTGGTATTCGAATCGGTCCCGAACCTACAACCGATCGTTTTATAGCTGTAATGCATGGTACTCAAGAGACTGTCATACCAGGAAATGCCCTAGTTGTTGATCCCAAAAAGCAATTTCGCCCTCTTGCAAAATTCGGGAATGCCTTTTTAAACAGATTACAATGTTCTTTAGTAAATTGTGAAGTTCTACAAAATATCACTATCGTGGATACTCCTGGTATTTTGTCTGGAGAAAAACAGCGAGTTGACCGTGGGTATGACTTCGCTGGAGTGCTGGAATGGTTTGCCGAAAGAGTAGACAGAATAATTCTTCTTTTTGATGCCCACAAATTAGATATTTCTGATGAATTTAGAAGAAGTATTGAAGCATTAAGAGGTCACGATGATAAAATTCGAATTGTCTTAAATAAGGCGGATATGATTGACCATCAGCAATTGATGCGAGTATATGGAGCGCTCATGTGGTCTTTAGGGAAAGTTTTAAACACTCCAGAAGTTGCTCGAGTATACCTAGGATCGTTTTGGGACCAACCTTTGAGGTatgattataatagaaaattatttgaagcaGAGGAGCAggatttatttcaagatttgcAGAGTTTACCTCGTAACGCTGctttgagaaaattaaatgacttaatcAAAAGAGCTCGTTTGGCAAAGGTAAgacgataattttttataacttaaaattttgcgatatttattatttaaaattttttaatatactaatgatttaaaaattgatctaGTCCTTATATTAGTTCAGGAAATACTTGTAAGATGAATTTTAAGCTTTCTTGGCCATCTTTGGCATTTAGTGTAGACTGACATGAACCTTTTGATTCCAGATTCTTAGCATTTCTTTGTATCTTTATCAGAAATATGTTATtcttatagatttaattttttgtccTTATAGTTtgtatttcatgcaaaaatgtaattttcatttaagataAAGTAAATTAACTTATATCTATTTTTTGCATACATCTattctattcatataaaatttattgttcataaaataagtaactttattattcatgaaaattaaacttttaaaatatcaattttctacTTAACAGTtaacattttctgttatttttatattgttcttgtattttaaatattagaacatcgaatttgtaaatataatccCAAGACCTGTGTGAAAACTGACCCCCTGACCTTTTCTTGGATCTACTGttctaatatttctttctaaagcatttgttctaaaaaattttaattatttttttaaaaaaataagaagaaataatggGATTAAAAAGCCCAACATGTAGTTtaggaattaagaaaatgaattctaAACTAAGTGtatgaatatttccaaatattgttataaagagcaagatgttttttaaacaatatatgcTAGAATGAATAAATTGCAAAAGTATATTACTTTCCACTTTTTAGGTGAAATAAAGTAgtcaaatttttctaatatttatcaccccctttctttttgaaatgtaaagaatTTATCGTGCAGTTTTAATacatgattttctaaaatttggtatctgtagttttattttcctttagaattttaaataagtttgttCATAAGCAACAAGATCATATTATTAAATCAGCGGcagatacatattacattttttgGGAGTGCCATGATCAATAATATAGGTGTCAATATGGTAGTTTTCTGGAGGGACTTgggaattaataaaaatcttcaaatgctTGTTAATAAGAGGTTTAGAGCTAAACTGTGCCATTATATGTAGTGTgactttactttaaataaaaaattagaattggtatttttaaactttaattaatttcacagaaaataaagGGAAATATTTGTACATATTGTTATTTAAAGCTATCGTGATTGCCAATCATTGGCATTAAATTTAGCCTAAGCTTCAATTATATGTTGCTACATGTATAAAGTATAGTATGTTTTACAACATCTTTGATTGTATATAGCAAATAGTACTCTTTTACTGATATGTCATCTTGAATTTCTTATGTTTTGCATTCTTAACGGTGACTTTACACTAGTCCCTAATGATGAATTGactgttaataaataaaaggttttaagaTGGGA
It encodes:
- the LOC129956955 gene encoding EH domain-containing protein 1-like; the protein is MFSWLSKDEGRRREPELYNTVVDGLRKIYKNKILPLEEHYLFHEFHSPPLDDPDFDAKPMILLVGQYSTGKTTFIKYLLEKDFPGIRIGPEPTTDRFIAVMHGTQETVIPGNALVVDPKKQFRPLAKFGNAFLNRLQCSLVNCEVLQNITIVDTPGILSGEKQRVDRGYDFAGVLEWFAERVDRIILLFDAHKLDISDEFRRSIEALRGHDDKIRIVLNKADMIDHQQLMRVYGALMWSLGKVLNTPEVARVYLGSFWDQPLRYDYNRKLFEAEEQDLFQDLQSLPRNAALRKLNDLIKRARLAKVHAYIISSLRSNMPSMFGKDSKKKELIKNLRNIYEEIQREHHLPPGDFPDLREMQEKLMDMDFTKFQPLKPRLLEAVDKMLAEDIARLMAQIPQEQHMQTKEESSVKGGAFDGVQQSPFTYGRGEGVDAGSMDSEWIVGRERYKYDEIFQSLNPVDGKISGASAKMEMVKSKLPNSVLGKVWKLSDLDKDGMLDADEFALAMHLINIKLQGHDLPIELPEHLVPPSKKIFVR